The following are encoded in a window of Etheostoma cragini isolate CJK2018 chromosome 7, CSU_Ecrag_1.0, whole genome shotgun sequence genomic DNA:
- the LOC117947118 gene encoding tubulin alpha chain → MRECISIHVGQAGVQIGNACWELYCLEHGIQPDGQMPSDKAIGGGDDSFNTFFSETGAGKHVPRAVFVDLEPTVIDEVRTGTYRQLFHPEQLITGKEDAANNYARGHYTIGKEIIDLVLDRIRKLADQCTGLQGFLVFHSFGGGTGSGFTSLLMERLSVDYGKKSKLEFSIYPAPQVSTAVVEPYNAILTTHTTLEHSDCAFMVDNEAIYDICRRNLDIERPTYTNLNRLISQIVSSITASLRFDGALNVDLTEFQTNLVPYPRIHFPLATYAPVISAEKAYHEQLSVSEITNACFEPANQMVKCDPRHGKYMACCLLFRGDVVPKDVNAAIATIKTKRSIQFVDWCPTGFKVGINYQPPTVVPGGDLAKVQRAVCMLSNTTAIAEAWARLDHKFDLMYAKRAFVHWYVGEGMEEGEFSEAREDMAALEKDYEEVGVDSIEGEGEEEGEEY, encoded by the exons ATG CGTGAGTGTATCTCCATCCATGTCGGTCAGGCCGGAGTCCAGATTGGCAACGCCTGCTGGGAGCTTTATTGCCTGGAACATGGGATCCAGCCTGATGGGCAGATGCCCAGTGACAAAGCCATCGGAGGAGGAGACGATTCCTTCAACACCTTCTTCAGTGAGACCGGAGCTGGAAAGCACGTCCCCAGGGCTgtttttgtggatctggagccCACTGTCATCG ATGAGGTGCGCACCGGGACCTACCGCCAGCTGTTCCACCCTGAGCAGCTGATCACCGGGAAGGAGGATGCTGCCAACAACTACGCCCGCGGACACTACACCATCGGCAAAGAGATCATCGACCTGGTGCTGGACCGGATCCGCAAACTG GCCGACCAGTGCACCGGCCTTCAGGGCTTCCTGGTCTTCCACAGCTTCGGAGGTGGCACCGGTTCTGGTTTCACCTCCCTGCTGATGGAGCGCCTGTCTGTTGACTACGGCAAGAAGTCCAAGCTGGAGTTCTCCATCTACCCAGCTCCCCAGGTGTCCACTGCTGTGGTGGAGCCCTACAACGCCATCCTGACCACCCACACCACCCTGGAGCACTCTGACTGTGCCTTCATGGTGGACAACGAGGCCATCTACGATATCTGCCGTAGGAACCTCGATATCGAGCGTCCCACTTACACCAACCTGAACAGGTTGATCAGTCAGATAGTGTCCTCCATCACTGCCTCCCTTCGTTTTGACGGTGCCCTCAATGTTGATCTGACAGAGTTCCAAACCAATTTGGTGCCATATCCCCGTATCCACTTCCCTCTGGCCACCTATGCCCCTGTCATCTCTGCTGAGAAGGCTTACCATGAGCAGCTCTCTGTGTCAGAAATCACCAACGCCTGCTTTgagccagccaatcagatggtGAAATGCGACCCTCGCCACGGCAAATACATGGCCTGCTGCCTGCTGTTCCGTGGCGACGTGGTTCCCAAAGATGTGAATGCGGCCATCGCCACCATTAAAACCAAACGCTCCATCCAGTTTGTGGACTGGTGCCCCACTGGTTTCAAGGTGGGCATCAACTACCAGCCGCCCACTGTAGTTCCTGGTGGAGACCTGGCCAAGGTCCAGAGGGCCGTGTGCATGCTGAGCAACACCACTGCTATTGCAGAGGCCTGGGCTCGGCTTGACCACAAGTTTGATCTGATGTACGCTAAGCGTGCCTTCGTCCACTGGTATGTGGGTgaggggatggaggagggagagtTCTCCGAGGCCAGAGAGGACATGGCCGCTCTGGAGAAGGATTACGAGGAGGTTGGAGTCGACTCTATTGAGggtgagggagaggaggaaggagaggagtaTTAA